One Carassius gibelio isolate Cgi1373 ecotype wild population from Czech Republic chromosome A20, carGib1.2-hapl.c, whole genome shotgun sequence DNA segment encodes these proteins:
- the LOC127938121 gene encoding uncharacterized protein C14orf132-like: MDLSFMAAQIPVMTGVFMDSSPHDDYSTDHSLFNSSASVHAAALAAHNQQEEQQPMSRDAIWLWIAITATIGNIIVVGVVYAFTF, translated from the exons ATGGATCTGTCGTTTATGGCCGCGCAG ATCCCCGTGATGACAGGAGTCTTCATGGACTCTTCGCCTCACGATGACTACAGCACGGATCACTCTCTCTTCAACTCCTCTGCTAGCGTCCACGCCGCCGCTCTGGCAGCTCACAACCAACAGGAGGAGCAGCAGCCCATGTCCCGGGACGCCATCTGGCTGTGGATCGCCATCACCGCCACCATCGGGAACATCATAGTGGTGGGCGTCGTCTACGCCTTCACGTTCTGA